A genomic region of Raphanus sativus cultivar WK10039 chromosome 6, ASM80110v3, whole genome shotgun sequence contains the following coding sequences:
- the LOC108808922 gene encoding uncharacterized protein LOC108808922: MEKLSSAAVVPQLLRNVIIAVVVFADESLLQISANSKLLEKLRMFLVACFLFFLRSIPTVVSFANSSPDRGYSFTAEKKNKKLEIGDCASESGIGRAIWQLLSAMNEIPVNSRKYEVVRSLAERLIEENHGQNSLALFDLNRRVLNASFRRTLGRLEAAVDKNRSGPVRSGLNRVVRAAVRAVGDGFTSLGGEEAVDQSAETAEKLAAELLWLAEKMSVYGFVDEAVEKWSSASNLAWLALWSEPRLQCSMVQISALLLKEAAAAGEKWGEIKKKMLISWLPLLCRASNGADKPVLKSAERAELEKVLEKMISELEEEEQEQVLSLWLHHYTACSSSDWPDLNGSYVRWCHSSRKLLLLNCDDSQTKSLTN, from the exons atGGAAAAGCTGTCGTCAGCAGCCGTAGTTCCTCAGCTTCTCCGCAACGTAATCATCGCCGTCGTCGTTTTCGCCGATGAATCTCTCCTCCAAATCTCCGCAAACTCCAAACTCCTCGAGAAACTCCGCATGTTCCTCGTCGCgtgcttcctcttcttcctacGCTCGATTCCAACCGTCGTCTCCTTCGCAAACTCTAGTCCGGATAGAGGTTACAGCTTCACGGcagagaagaagaataagaagctCGAGATCGGCGACTGCGCGTCGGAGTCGGGCATCGGTAGAGCGATATGGCAGTTGCTGTCGGCTATGAACGAGATCCCGGTGAATTCTAGAAAGTATGAAGTCGTTAGATCCTTGGCGGAGAGACTAATCGAGGAGAATCACGGACAGAACTCGTTGGCCTTGTTCGACTTGAACCGTAGGGTTTTGAACGCGTCGTTTCGGAGAACGCTAGGCCGGTTAGAGGCGGCGGTTGATAAGAACCGGAGCGGACCGGTTCGAAGTGGATTGAACCGGGTGGTGAGAGCTGCGGTTAGAGCCGTTGGAGATGGATTCACGAGTTTGGGTGGGGAGGAGGCGGTGGATCAGTCTGCGGAAACGGCGGAGAAGCTGGCGGCGGAGCTGCTTTGGTTGGCGGAGAAGATGTCGGTTTATGGGTTCGTTGATGAAGCCGTTGAGAAATGGTCTTCGGCTTCTAACTTGGCTTGGCTGGCGCTTTGGTCTGAACCAAGACTTCAATGTTCTATGGTCCAAATTTCAG CCTTGTTGCTCAaggaagcagcagcagcaggagAGAAATGGGGAgagataaagaagaagatgctTATCTCGTGGCTTCCGTTGCTGTGTCGTGCTAGCAACGGAGCGGATAAACCGGTTTTGAAAAGCGCGGAAAGGGCTGAGCTAGAGAAAGTGTTGGAGAAGATGATATCAGAGCTGGAAGAAGAGGAGCAAGAGCAAGTTCTATCGCTTTGGCTTCACCATTACACAGCCTGCTCTTCCTCCGACTGGCCTGACCTCAACGGCTCTTATGTTCGTTGGTGTCATTCTTCTCGCAAGCTTTTGCTCCTAAACTGTGATGATTCACAGACCAAAAGCTTAACTAATTAG